One region of Wyeomyia smithii strain HCP4-BCI-WySm-NY-G18 chromosome 3, ASM2978416v1, whole genome shotgun sequence genomic DNA includes:
- the LOC129727072 gene encoding 17-beta-hydroxysteroid dehydrogenase 13-like isoform X3 — protein sequence MILRLYSSFILFWDFCIILVYFALQLLRSLYQMVKPPKRKSVAGEIVAIFGTSRGLGRDLAVQLAEQGATVACVDINAAENDVLVRSINSSGYIAHAFECDVTNKNDVIRTTNAIEKKFGHITMLFHCCGVPSPRSLIADAPPIQATLELSVVSHFWLLEAILPKMKRNNHGHIVFLTSVAGLSGVKHQTPLSVAQFAVQGLFESVLDELRIEKFHGSIHTSLVHLYPFVITPKCRNDIRMRIPSAFGTIPSEEAARRIIEGVRGNQLEISIPKYMLLLGHVVRLLPRRATLLLRELFDTGVEF from the exons ATGATCCTCAGACTGTATTCCAGCTTCATCCTATTCTGGGACTTTTGCATTATACTGGTTTACTTTGCGTTGCAACTGCTTCGGTCGCTTTACCAAATGGTAAAGCCACCGAAACGAAAATCGGTTGCCGGAGAAATTGTAGCG ATTTTTGGTACCAGTCGTGGCCTTGGACGTGACTTGGCGGTTCAATTAGCCGAACAGGGCGCCACGGTAGCCTGCGTCGATATCAACGCAGCGGAAAATGATGTGCTGGTCAGGAGTATCAACTCTAGCGGTTATATAGCCCATGCGTTTGAGTGCGACGTGACTAACAAGAATGACGTAATTCGGACGACGAACGCCATCGAGAAGAAGTTCGGCCACATCACAATGCTGTTCCACTGCTGTGGAGTGCCTAGTCCACGCTCTCTAATAGCAGATGCACCGCCGATCCAGGCCACCCTAGAGCTGAGTGTTGTTTCGCACTTTTGG CTTTTAGAAGCAATCCTGCCCAAAATGAAGCGTAACAATCATGGCCACATTGTATTTCTCACGTCGGTAGCGGGCCTGAGCGGTGTGAAGCATCAGACGCCACTGTCGGTTGCCCAGTTTGCCGTGCAGGGTCTTTTCGAGTCGGTGCTGGATGAGCTTCGCATCGAGAAGTTCCATGGTAGCATTCACACCTCGCTAGTGCATCTGTATCCGTTCGTGATTACGCCCAAGTGCCGCAATGACATCCGGATGCGTATACCGTCGGCGTTCGGGACCATCCCGTCGGAGGAAGCTGCCCGCCGGATCATCGAGGGCGTCCGGGGAAATCAGCTTGAGATTAGCATTCCCAAATACATGCTGCTGTTGGGACACGTGGTGAGATTATTGCCCCGGCGGGCAACTCTGCTACTGCGCGAACTGTTCGACACTGGTGTGGAGTTTTGA
- the LOC129727072 gene encoding 17-beta-hydroxysteroid dehydrogenase 13-like isoform X1, giving the protein MSSGKVLMKHDSQASYIPAWLECHRKPVSMILRLYSSFILFWDFCIILVYFALQLLRSLYQMVKPPKRKSVAGEIVAIFGTSRGLGRDLAVQLAEQGATVACVDINAAENDVLVRSINSSGYIAHAFECDVTNKNDVIRTTNAIEKKFGHITMLFHCCGVPSPRSLIADAPPIQATLELSVVSHFWLLEAILPKMKRNNHGHIVFLTSVAGLSGVKHQTPLSVAQFAVQGLFESVLDELRIEKFHGSIHTSLVHLYPFVITPKCRNDIRMRIPSAFGTIPSEEAARRIIEGVRGNQLEISIPKYMLLLGHVVRLLPRRATLLLRELFDTGVEF; this is encoded by the exons ATGTCTAGTGGAAAAGTGCTTATGAAACAT GATTCGCAAGCATCATACATTCCGGCGTGGCTCGAGTGCCACAGAAAACCGGTTTCAATGATCCTCAGACTGTATTCCAGCTTCATCCTATTCTGGGACTTTTGCATTATACTGGTTTACTTTGCGTTGCAACTGCTTCGGTCGCTTTACCAAATGGTAAAGCCACCGAAACGAAAATCGGTTGCCGGAGAAATTGTAGCG ATTTTTGGTACCAGTCGTGGCCTTGGACGTGACTTGGCGGTTCAATTAGCCGAACAGGGCGCCACGGTAGCCTGCGTCGATATCAACGCAGCGGAAAATGATGTGCTGGTCAGGAGTATCAACTCTAGCGGTTATATAGCCCATGCGTTTGAGTGCGACGTGACTAACAAGAATGACGTAATTCGGACGACGAACGCCATCGAGAAGAAGTTCGGCCACATCACAATGCTGTTCCACTGCTGTGGAGTGCCTAGTCCACGCTCTCTAATAGCAGATGCACCGCCGATCCAGGCCACCCTAGAGCTGAGTGTTGTTTCGCACTTTTGG CTTTTAGAAGCAATCCTGCCCAAAATGAAGCGTAACAATCATGGCCACATTGTATTTCTCACGTCGGTAGCGGGCCTGAGCGGTGTGAAGCATCAGACGCCACTGTCGGTTGCCCAGTTTGCCGTGCAGGGTCTTTTCGAGTCGGTGCTGGATGAGCTTCGCATCGAGAAGTTCCATGGTAGCATTCACACCTCGCTAGTGCATCTGTATCCGTTCGTGATTACGCCCAAGTGCCGCAATGACATCCGGATGCGTATACCGTCGGCGTTCGGGACCATCCCGTCGGAGGAAGCTGCCCGCCGGATCATCGAGGGCGTCCGGGGAAATCAGCTTGAGATTAGCATTCCCAAATACATGCTGCTGTTGGGACACGTGGTGAGATTATTGCCCCGGCGGGCAACTCTGCTACTGCGCGAACTGTTCGACACTGGTGTGGAGTTTTGA